GATCCCGGCGCCGGCTCCGACCGGCAGTTCTGGCTGGTCGATGGGAAAATCCGCGGCCATGTGCGCCATGTGATTAAGCCGAAGGATTTTCACGCCCTCGCCCAAGCCAGCGGCCGCGACATGGTGGTGCCGCCGGAAGCGCAGCATCTCGAAGATGTCCAAGCTCGTGTGCGCCACATGGACGAGATGGGCATCGATCTCCAAGTCATGTATCCAACGATCTTTATCCAGCAGGTCACCGACAAGCCCGAGTTCGAAGTGCCGATCTGCAAAGCCTACAACCGCTGGATGGCCGATGTCTGGAAACAGGGAAACGGCAGGCTGCGCTGGGTCTGCGTGCTGCCGCTGTTGAGCCTGCAAGACGCCATCGACATGTTGCCGTGGTGCAAGGAGAACGGCGCGGTGGCGGTGTTGATGCGGCCGTTCGAAGGCTATCGCTTGATTCAAGATCCTTATTTTTATGGACTCTATGACGCGATGACCAAGCATGACCTGCCCATCGGCATGCATATCGGCAACGGCAATCCATCGTGCTTGGACATCACCCGCCAGCGCGTCGGCTACGGCGCCGGCTTCTGGAGCATGTCGGCCAACACCGCCGGCGCCTGCCACGCGGTGATCACCAGCAAGCTGCCGGAAACTTTTCCTAAGCTGCGCTTCGGTTTCATCGAAGCCTCGGCGCAGTGGATTCCCTGGGTCTTCAAAGATATCAAACGGCGCGCCGAAGGACGCAAGCTGCCGGAGAATTTTTTCGAGACCTACCGTCTTTATGTTTCCTGCTACAGCAGCACCGACGATATCGAATACATCGCCCAGTATTCCACCGAGAATGTGCTGATGACCGGCACCGACTACGGCCACGTCGACATGTCCGTCGAGATCGACGCGCTGCGCACGCTGGAAAAAAACGGCAAGGTGCGTCCCGAGCTGGCGCGGAAAATCTTGTACGATAACCCGGCACGGTTTTATGGGATTCGATAATTGCGTTCAATTCGTTCGCGCCGTCGAGAGTTACT
This window of the Deltaproteobacteria bacterium genome carries:
- a CDS encoding amidohydrolase codes for the protein MLTIDADAHVMEGPRTWEYCDPSERKFMPVLVDPGAGSDRQFWLVDGKIRGHVRHVIKPKDFHALAQASGRDMVVPPEAQHLEDVQARVRHMDEMGIDLQVMYPTIFIQQVTDKPEFEVPICKAYNRWMADVWKQGNGRLRWVCVLPLLSLQDAIDMLPWCKENGAVAVLMRPFEGYRLIQDPYFYGLYDAMTKHDLPIGMHIGNGNPSCLDITRQRVGYGAGFWSMSANTAGACHAVITSKLPETFPKLRFGFIEASAQWIPWVFKDIKRRAEGRKLPENFFETYRLYVSCYSSTDDIEYIAQYSTENVLMTGTDYGHVDMSVEIDALRTLEKNGKVRPELARKILYDNPARFYGIR